One genomic window of Flexivirga oryzae includes the following:
- the fdxA gene encoding ferredoxin: protein MTYVIAQPCVDVKDRACVEECPVDCIYEGKRSLYIQPDECVDCGACEPVCPVEAIYYEDDTPEQWADYYKANVEFFDEIGSPGGAAKLGVLDFDHPLIAALPPQNTEAE, encoded by the coding sequence ATGACCTACGTCATTGCACAGCCGTGCGTCGATGTGAAGGACCGCGCATGCGTCGAGGAGTGCCCCGTCGACTGCATCTACGAAGGCAAGCGCAGCCTCTACATCCAGCCCGACGAGTGTGTCGACTGCGGAGCGTGCGAGCCGGTCTGCCCGGTCGAGGCCATCTACTACGAGGACGACACCCCGGAGCAGTGGGCCGACTACTACAAGGCCAACGTGGAGTTCTTCGACGAGATCGGCAGCCCCGGTGGCGCCGCGAAGCTCGGCGTGCTCGACTTCGACCACCCGCTGATCGCCGCACTGCCCCCGCAGAACACGGAAGCGGAGTGA
- a CDS encoding DivIVA domain-containing protein: protein MLVFLIALLVVVIGLVVFAVLGHFGTHLEDPTHTSPFESLPRGIVTPEDIDDIRFDQTLRGYRMGQVDEVLDRLRAELEARDDEIAMLRGENVGGTHPPRA, encoded by the coding sequence GTGCTCGTCTTCCTCATTGCGCTGCTCGTGGTCGTCATCGGCCTGGTGGTCTTCGCCGTCCTCGGCCATTTCGGCACCCACCTGGAGGACCCGACCCACACCTCGCCCTTCGAGTCGTTGCCGCGGGGCATCGTCACTCCGGAGGACATCGACGACATCCGCTTCGACCAGACCCTGCGCGGTTACCGGATGGGGCAGGTCGACGAGGTGCTCGATCGACTGCGCGCGGAGCTGGAGGCGCGCGACGACGAGATCGCGATGTTGCGCGGAGAGAACGTCGGCGGCACGCACCCGCCGCGAGCCTAA
- a CDS encoding SRPBCC family protein, whose amino-acid sequence MGDLVVERASSASVAELWQVATDWDGHGRFFPGTSVRALTPDSAVGQRVSAITRIGPLRLHDEMRVTRWEPPGASGRCEVRKVGRVFGGRTVIEVEPVGSGSLLRWTTDVGPAPRLAHRLLSPVSKLIAAPLYRRVVGGMVAEAGHG is encoded by the coding sequence ATGGGGGATCTGGTGGTGGAGCGCGCGAGTTCGGCGTCGGTCGCCGAACTCTGGCAGGTGGCGACCGACTGGGACGGTCACGGCCGCTTCTTCCCGGGCACCTCGGTGCGTGCCCTGACGCCTGATTCAGCTGTGGGGCAACGTGTTTCGGCGATCACCCGGATCGGGCCGTTGCGCTTGCACGACGAGATGCGGGTGACCCGCTGGGAGCCGCCGGGGGCGAGCGGTCGCTGTGAGGTCCGCAAGGTCGGCCGGGTGTTCGGTGGCCGCACCGTGATCGAGGTCGAACCCGTCGGCTCCGGCTCACTGCTGCGCTGGACCACCGACGTCGGACCGGCGCCGCGGCTGGCGCATCGGCTGCTCTCGCCGGTCTCGAAGCTGATCGCGGCACCGCTCTACCGGCGGGTGGTCGGCGGCATGGTGGCGGAGGCCGGGCATGGCTGA
- the dapD gene encoding 2,3,4,5-tetrahydropyridine-2,6-dicarboxylate N-succinyltransferase, which yields MTDSPRSAWGYGLATETDEGVLLDTWFPEPQLGEAPAADPYAEPASLAALARVYPAREVRTRVVQVAIDLDAPPADVPDAYLRLHLLSHRLVRPNTVNLDGLFGVLQNIVWTNLGPCAVDGFERVRLRLRQDGPVQVFGIDKFPRMTDYVVPSGVRIADADRVRLGAHLAAGTTVMHEGFCNFNAGTLGTSMVEGRIVQGVVVGDGSDIGGGASIMGTLSGGGTERVSIGQRCLIGAEAGVGIALGDDCVVEAGLYVTAGTKVTLPDGTVVKARELSGQDGLLFIRNSTTGVVECRPRKGHGITLNDALHAN from the coding sequence ATGACTGACTCCCCCCGTTCCGCCTGGGGTTACGGCCTTGCCACCGAGACCGACGAGGGCGTTCTGCTCGACACCTGGTTCCCCGAGCCGCAATTGGGTGAGGCGCCGGCTGCGGACCCGTATGCCGAGCCGGCCTCCCTCGCAGCACTCGCCCGTGTCTACCCGGCCCGCGAGGTGCGCACCCGCGTCGTGCAGGTCGCGATCGACCTGGACGCGCCACCTGCCGACGTGCCCGACGCCTACCTCCGGCTGCACCTGCTGAGCCACCGGCTGGTCCGGCCCAACACGGTCAACCTGGACGGCCTGTTCGGCGTGCTGCAGAACATCGTGTGGACCAACCTCGGCCCGTGCGCCGTCGACGGCTTCGAGCGGGTGCGGCTGCGGTTGCGGCAGGACGGCCCGGTGCAGGTCTTCGGCATCGACAAGTTCCCGCGGATGACCGACTACGTCGTGCCGTCCGGGGTGCGCATCGCCGACGCCGACCGGGTGCGCCTCGGCGCGCACCTCGCCGCGGGCACGACGGTCATGCACGAGGGTTTCTGCAACTTCAACGCCGGCACCCTCGGCACCTCCATGGTGGAGGGCCGCATCGTGCAGGGCGTCGTCGTCGGCGACGGCTCCGACATCGGCGGCGGCGCCTCGATCATGGGCACCCTGTCCGGCGGCGGCACCGAGCGGGTCTCGATCGGCCAGCGCTGCCTGATCGGTGCGGAGGCCGGCGTCGGCATCGCCCTCGGGGACGACTGCGTGGTCGAGGCGGGTCTCTACGTGACCGCGGGCACCAAGGTCACCCTGCCCGATGGAACGGTCGTGAAGGCCCGGGAGTTGTCCGGGCAGGACGGCCTGTTGTTCATCCGCAACTCCACCACCGGTGTCGTGGAGTGCCGCCCCCGCAAGGGCCACGGCATCACGCTCAACGACGCCCTGCACGCCAACTGA
- a CDS encoding acetyltransferase has translation MPWKPVSESRLTSIATVGTRVVLRVRLPDPELEPGGPHHTDVIGDVVSIDDTTVVVRGRRGEVTVPRARIVLAKSVPPPPVRRPRRPPADPPFGR, from the coding sequence GTGCCCTGGAAGCCAGTCAGTGAGTCCCGCCTCACCTCGATCGCGACCGTCGGCACGCGGGTCGTCCTGCGCGTGCGACTGCCCGACCCCGAGCTCGAGCCGGGTGGCCCACATCACACGGATGTGATCGGCGACGTGGTGTCGATCGACGACACGACGGTCGTCGTGCGCGGCCGCCGCGGCGAGGTCACGGTGCCCCGGGCACGCATCGTGCTGGCCAAGAGCGTGCCGCCTCCGCCCGTCCGCAGACCCCGCCGCCCGCCGGCCGACCCACCTTTCGGCCGGTGA
- the dapE gene encoding succinyl-diaminopimelate desuccinylase has protein sequence MREDAGMAQLDLTRDVVDLTADLCDIESVSHGEQELADAVEAALRALPQLRVDRDGNTIVARTDLGRAERVVLAGHLDTVPLTDPPNLPTRRIDDLLVGRGTTDMKGGVAVQLALAATVAEPTRDITFVFYDCEEIDEEFNGLRRIVAQHPEWLAADFAVLLEPTNGGIEGGCKGTLRVDIATKGISAHSARPWNGHNAIHDAGPVLDKLAAYQPETVTVDGLDYHEALNAVGISGGIAGNVIPDRCVVTVNYRFAPNKTGQEAYAHVCSLFSGYDVSLGDCADGARPGLDTAAAQSFVTALGLPVTAKEGWTDVARFSALGVPAVNFGPGDPNLAHTDDERCPVQQITDSYDALRRWLTA, from the coding sequence ATGCGGGAGGATGCCGGTATGGCGCAACTGGACCTGACTCGCGACGTCGTCGACCTCACCGCTGACCTGTGCGACATCGAGTCGGTCAGCCACGGCGAGCAGGAGCTGGCCGACGCCGTCGAGGCCGCGTTGCGGGCCCTGCCGCAGCTGCGGGTCGACCGCGACGGCAACACGATCGTCGCGCGGACCGACCTCGGACGGGCCGAGCGCGTCGTGCTCGCCGGTCACCTCGACACGGTGCCGCTCACCGACCCGCCGAACCTGCCGACCCGGCGCATCGACGACCTGCTCGTCGGGCGCGGCACGACCGACATGAAGGGCGGCGTCGCGGTGCAGCTGGCGCTCGCCGCGACCGTCGCCGAGCCGACCCGGGACATCACGTTCGTCTTCTACGACTGCGAGGAGATCGACGAGGAGTTCAACGGGCTGCGGCGTATCGTCGCGCAGCATCCGGAGTGGCTGGCCGCCGACTTCGCGGTGCTGCTGGAGCCGACGAACGGCGGCATCGAGGGCGGCTGCAAGGGCACGTTGCGGGTGGACATCGCCACCAAGGGGATCAGCGCCCACTCGGCGCGCCCCTGGAACGGTCACAACGCCATCCACGACGCGGGGCCGGTGCTCGACAAGCTCGCGGCATACCAGCCGGAGACGGTGACGGTGGACGGGCTGGACTACCACGAGGCGCTCAACGCGGTCGGTATCAGCGGCGGCATCGCGGGCAACGTCATCCCGGACCGCTGCGTGGTGACCGTCAACTACCGTTTCGCCCCGAACAAGACCGGCCAGGAGGCGTACGCCCATGTCTGCTCGCTGTTCAGCGGGTATGACGTGAGCCTCGGCGACTGCGCGGACGGCGCCCGGCCCGGCCTGGACACCGCCGCCGCACAGTCGTTCGTGACCGCGCTGGGTCTGCCGGTGACCGCCAAGGAGGGCTGGACCGACGTGGCGCGGTTCTCCGCCCTGGGGGTCCCGGCGGTCAACTTCGGGCCGGGCGACCCCAACCTGGCGCACACCGACGACGAGCGGTGCCCGGTGCAGCAGATCACCGACTCCTACGACGCGCTGCGCCGCTGGCTGACCGCGTAG
- a CDS encoding GNAT family N-acetyltransferase: MTAPDASSIGAGALQVLMTAGMPPLESLRLGDWLLRSANGYTGRANSALPVGDPGMHRSDAIDRLSAWYGERRQPALIQLPHPTDGDPQDTELGAVLAQHDWRFFTRTLVMTKPSLVPAAAHPPVTAPPPGDDPRPGAVRLTVTGAPTDGWWVSASPRALEHRETLVQVLARVPEAAYLTAYLNDRPAGHARLAFHDGWSGIFDVHTDPVARRSGIATALMTEAARVAGERRIPLQYLQVAADNAAAVGLYGSLGWVVHHAYHYATPEV; encoded by the coding sequence GTGACGGCGCCCGACGCCTCCTCGATCGGGGCAGGTGCGCTGCAGGTACTGATGACGGCGGGCATGCCGCCGCTCGAATCGCTCCGGCTCGGCGACTGGCTGCTGCGATCCGCCAACGGCTACACCGGTCGCGCGAATTCTGCTCTGCCGGTTGGCGATCCGGGCATGCACCGGTCGGACGCGATCGACCGGCTGAGTGCTTGGTACGGCGAGCGTCGCCAACCCGCACTCATCCAGCTGCCACATCCGACCGACGGCGACCCGCAGGACACGGAGCTGGGGGCCGTTCTGGCACAACATGATTGGCGCTTCTTCACCCGCACTCTCGTGATGACGAAGCCGTCCCTCGTCCCAGCGGCGGCCCATCCGCCGGTGACCGCTCCCCCGCCGGGTGACGATCCGCGTCCGGGCGCCGTGCGGCTCACCGTCACCGGGGCGCCGACCGACGGCTGGTGGGTGTCGGCGTCGCCGCGCGCCCTGGAGCACCGGGAGACCCTGGTGCAGGTGCTCGCGCGCGTGCCGGAGGCGGCATACCTGACGGCATACCTGAACGATCGGCCGGCCGGACACGCCCGGCTGGCCTTCCACGACGGCTGGAGCGGCATCTTCGACGTGCACACCGACCCTGTTGCGCGTCGGTCCGGCATCGCGACCGCGCTGATGACCGAAGCAGCACGTGTCGCGGGAGAGCGGCGAATACCGTTGCAATACCTGCAAGTTGCGGCGGACAATGCCGCCGCGGTCGGTCTCTACGGGTCACTGGGGTGGGTGGTGCACCACGCCTACCATTACGCGACCCCTGAAGTCTGA
- a CDS encoding VanW family protein: MSTDASGGDRDSSGADDNHRRRSRLRKGLLIGVPAAVVVLAGGYVALAASQSGKIQRGTTVAGRHIGGMSVSDAKAEVSAAAAQQVKTPVQLVVGGTTLKLDPAKSGLSMSSAGVLDGLSGFSLNPSTVWHRLTGDGPHRTLTPKVDRDALQKAVAAASDELEGAPKNGTVKFVDGKVVTTKSTPGDGVDTKSISQKIAAGWPHSTKFAATLTHQPAALTDDEIQRYVKDFADPAMSAPVTVKVGGKTAELEVSDISDILSTTFDGAKLAPKVDQDALATLLDKQASKLTTPAVDAKLSYRGGKRTITPAKDGTGPDTKGAGKLLVAALTAPDRTMSLPTKPVEPTVTAADLKKTKIGSQMISEFVSVFPTGAENAARTHNISVGLAKLNGIVVQPGETFSLLNTLRPFDAAHGYVDAPVLVGGRDVPGMGGGISQVSTTLYNATFFAGVKLVEHTAHAYWIPRYPMGREATMWDPTIDNKWTNDTGHPIRIQAGIEGNASVIRLYGVKTFTVSSTTSNKFDIVAPGPAKHLSGPSCIAQGPEDGFSVTVTRVVKNLAGKVVKNESLTTRYQPADPVICN, from the coding sequence TTGAGCACAGACGCATCGGGTGGGGACCGCGACAGTAGCGGTGCGGACGACAACCACAGACGAAGGAGCAGGCTGCGCAAGGGCCTGCTGATCGGTGTCCCGGCGGCTGTCGTCGTGCTCGCCGGCGGGTATGTCGCGCTCGCCGCGTCGCAGTCCGGCAAGATCCAGCGCGGGACGACGGTCGCCGGCCGCCACATCGGCGGCATGAGTGTGTCCGACGCGAAGGCGGAGGTCTCGGCGGCAGCCGCGCAGCAGGTCAAGACGCCGGTGCAGCTGGTCGTCGGTGGCACGACGCTGAAGCTCGACCCGGCGAAGTCCGGGCTCTCGATGAGCTCCGCCGGGGTGCTCGACGGTCTCAGCGGTTTCTCCCTCAACCCGTCGACGGTGTGGCACCGGCTCACCGGTGACGGCCCGCACCGCACGCTGACCCCGAAGGTCGACCGGGACGCCCTGCAGAAGGCGGTGGCCGCCGCCTCGGACGAGCTGGAAGGCGCGCCGAAGAACGGCACGGTGAAGTTCGTCGACGGGAAGGTCGTGACCACCAAGTCGACCCCGGGCGACGGGGTCGACACCAAGTCCATCAGTCAGAAGATCGCCGCCGGCTGGCCGCACTCCACGAAGTTCGCCGCCACCCTGACGCATCAGCCCGCGGCGTTGACCGATGACGAGATCCAGCGCTACGTCAAGGATTTCGCCGACCCCGCGATGTCGGCGCCGGTCACCGTCAAGGTCGGGGGGAAGACGGCCGAGCTCGAGGTGAGCGACATCTCCGACATCCTGAGCACCACCTTCGACGGTGCGAAGCTCGCCCCGAAGGTCGACCAGGACGCGTTGGCCACGCTGCTCGACAAGCAGGCGAGCAAACTCACCACCCCCGCGGTCGACGCCAAATTGAGCTACCGGGGCGGCAAGCGCACGATCACTCCCGCCAAGGACGGCACCGGACCGGACACCAAGGGCGCGGGGAAGCTGCTCGTCGCGGCCCTGACGGCGCCGGACCGGACGATGTCGCTGCCGACCAAGCCGGTCGAGCCGACCGTCACGGCAGCCGACCTGAAGAAGACGAAGATCGGCAGCCAGATGATCTCGGAGTTCGTGTCGGTCTTCCCGACCGGCGCCGAGAACGCCGCACGCACCCACAACATCAGCGTCGGTCTGGCCAAGCTCAACGGCATCGTCGTGCAGCCGGGTGAGACGTTCTCACTGCTGAACACGCTGCGCCCGTTCGACGCAGCACACGGCTACGTCGACGCGCCGGTGCTGGTCGGCGGCAGGGACGTCCCGGGTATGGGCGGCGGCATCTCCCAGGTCTCCACGACCCTCTACAACGCGACCTTCTTCGCTGGGGTGAAGCTGGTGGAGCACACCGCGCACGCCTACTGGATCCCGCGCTACCCGATGGGCCGCGAGGCCACCATGTGGGATCCCACCATCGACAACAAGTGGACCAACGACACCGGCCACCCGATCCGGATCCAGGCCGGCATCGAGGGCAACGCGTCCGTCATACGACTGTACGGCGTGAAGACCTTCACCGTCAGCTCGACGACCAGCAACAAGTTCGACATCGTCGCGCCCGGGCCGGCCAAGCACCTCTCCGGACCTTCGTGCATCGCGCAAGGTCCGGAGGACGGCTTCAGCGTGACGGTGACGCGGGTCGTGAAGAACCTGGCGGGCAAGGTGGTCAAGAACGAGAGCCTGACGACCCGTTACCAGCCCGCGGACCCCGTCATCTGCAACTGA
- the mshB gene encoding N-acetyl-1-D-myo-inositol-2-amino-2-deoxy-alpha-D-glucopyranoside deacetylase translates to MRLVFVHAHPDDESLWTGLAIAHHAARGDDVHVLTCTLGEEGEVIPEDLRHLELPAGRPRDARTPDLLADVRRDELHSAVKELGVSSVTVLADGRYRDSGMAGTPSAAHPRAFTGAATAQSSQDVAAYLRELRPDVVVTYDAHGGYGHPDHIRTHEATRAAVAGLAQSPAFYTVVSPRSWVVEDRGWLSQHATAPGVVVPAPEDAFLPSVVDDALVTHTVIDEEALVAQTAALRRHRTQVTVFDGYYTLSNDVATRLAAREAFVRLDPVTGASLPVVTEGLRHTGLMA, encoded by the coding sequence ATGCGCCTGGTTTTCGTGCACGCCCACCCGGACGACGAGTCGTTGTGGACCGGTCTCGCGATCGCGCACCACGCTGCTCGCGGCGATGACGTGCACGTGCTGACCTGCACCCTCGGCGAGGAGGGTGAGGTCATCCCGGAGGACCTGCGCCACCTCGAGCTGCCCGCCGGCCGGCCCCGCGACGCCCGCACACCCGACCTGCTGGCCGACGTCCGGCGGGACGAACTGCACTCTGCGGTCAAGGAGCTCGGGGTCAGTTCGGTCACCGTCCTGGCAGACGGGCGCTATCGGGATTCGGGTATGGCGGGCACGCCGTCGGCGGCGCACCCGCGCGCGTTCACCGGGGCGGCAACGGCGCAGAGCAGCCAGGACGTCGCGGCCTACCTGCGCGAACTGCGCCCGGACGTCGTCGTCACGTATGACGCCCACGGCGGTTACGGCCACCCCGATCACATCCGCACCCATGAGGCGACCCGGGCGGCGGTGGCGGGCCTCGCGCAGTCGCCGGCCTTCTACACCGTTGTCAGCCCGCGCAGTTGGGTGGTGGAGGACCGCGGGTGGTTGTCGCAGCACGCGACGGCACCCGGGGTCGTCGTGCCCGCTCCGGAGGATGCCTTCCTGCCGAGCGTGGTCGACGACGCGCTGGTCACCCACACCGTGATCGACGAGGAGGCACTCGTGGCACAGACGGCCGCGCTGCGGCGGCACCGCACCCAGGTCACCGTCTTCGACGGCTACTACACGCTGTCCAACGACGTCGCGACCCGGCTGGCGGCCCGCGAGGCGTTCGTGCGGCTGGACCCGGTGACCGGCGCGTCCTTGCCGGTGGTGACCGAGGGCCTGCGGCATACCGGGCTGATGGCATGA
- a CDS encoding flavin reductase family protein: protein MSEQEANDPSWGEVDPDAYRQVMGRFATGVSIISTRIGDIDHAMTANALMSVSLEPLLMVISVEREARFHDAVLDAGAWGVSLLPESERKTAAWLATRGRPLHGQLDRVPFHRGERTGMALLDDALGTLECRTYDTVPAGDHTLVIGNVVSVSIADRPGDALIYYRGAFGVQR, encoded by the coding sequence ATGAGCGAGCAGGAAGCCAACGACCCTTCGTGGGGTGAGGTGGATCCGGACGCTTACCGGCAGGTGATGGGGCGCTTCGCGACCGGCGTCTCGATCATCTCCACCCGCATCGGCGACATCGACCACGCGATGACCGCCAACGCGCTGATGTCGGTGTCCCTGGAGCCGCTGCTGATGGTGATCAGCGTGGAGCGCGAGGCGCGATTCCACGACGCGGTCCTCGATGCCGGGGCCTGGGGCGTGAGCCTGCTGCCGGAGTCGGAGCGCAAGACCGCGGCCTGGCTGGCCACGCGCGGTCGACCGTTGCACGGGCAACTCGACCGGGTTCCGTTCCACCGCGGCGAGCGCACCGGTATGGCGTTGCTGGACGACGCGCTGGGCACCCTGGAATGTCGCACCTACGACACGGTCCCGGCCGGTGATCACACGCTGGTGATCGGCAACGTAGTCTCGGTCTCGATCGCAGATAGACCGGGGGACGCCCTGATCTATTACCGGGGCGCATTTGGAGTACAACGTTGA
- the dapC gene encoding succinyldiaminopimelate transaminase — protein MPVADLPDFPWDTLAGAKAQAAAHPDGIVDLSVGTPVDPTPQVLQDALVGAANAPGYPQVWGTPDLREAIAAWFQRRRNAAGVDPDGVMPVVGSKELVAWLPTLLGLGPGDTVGFPELAYPTYDVGARLAGATPKPAASLLQYGPVAPKLLWINSPANPHGQVLPVDHLAKVVAWARQRGVIVASDECYAELDWREEPDGLSTPSILDDRVCGGDHEGLLAVYSLSKQSNLAGYRAAFVAGDTALVQRLVQVRKHAGMIVPWPTQRVLKAAVQDDAHVAAQKKVYAVRREELKTALVAAGWQIDHSDAGLYFWVTQGKPCRESVDDLAALGILAAPGDFYGAAGAQHVRIALTATDERISAAAKRLNS, from the coding sequence ATGCCCGTCGCTGACCTCCCGGACTTCCCCTGGGACACCCTCGCCGGCGCCAAGGCGCAGGCGGCCGCCCACCCCGACGGCATCGTCGACCTGTCGGTCGGCACCCCCGTCGATCCCACCCCGCAGGTGCTGCAGGACGCGCTCGTCGGCGCGGCCAACGCGCCCGGTTACCCGCAGGTGTGGGGCACGCCCGACCTGCGTGAGGCGATCGCGGCCTGGTTCCAGCGGCGGCGCAACGCCGCCGGCGTCGACCCGGACGGGGTGATGCCGGTCGTCGGCAGCAAGGAGTTGGTGGCCTGGCTGCCGACCCTGCTCGGTCTCGGTCCCGGTGACACGGTTGGCTTCCCCGAGCTGGCCTACCCGACGTATGACGTGGGCGCGCGCCTCGCGGGCGCGACGCCGAAGCCGGCCGCGAGCCTGCTGCAGTACGGCCCCGTCGCCCCGAAGCTGCTGTGGATCAACAGCCCGGCGAACCCGCACGGGCAGGTGCTGCCGGTCGACCATCTGGCCAAGGTGGTGGCGTGGGCGCGCCAGCGTGGCGTCATCGTGGCCAGCGACGAGTGCTACGCGGAGCTGGACTGGCGCGAGGAGCCGGACGGGTTGAGCACCCCGAGCATCCTGGACGACCGGGTGTGTGGCGGAGATCACGAAGGGCTGCTGGCGGTCTACTCGCTGTCCAAACAGAGCAACCTGGCCGGTTACCGCGCCGCGTTCGTCGCCGGCGACACCGCCCTCGTGCAGCGCCTGGTCCAGGTGCGCAAGCACGCCGGGATGATCGTGCCCTGGCCGACCCAGCGGGTGCTGAAGGCGGCCGTGCAGGACGACGCGCACGTCGCCGCCCAGAAGAAGGTGTATGCCGTGCGCCGCGAAGAGTTGAAAACCGCTCTCGTGGCTGCAGGTTGGCAGATCGACCACTCCGACGCCGGACTCTACTTCTGGGTAACCCAGGGGAAACCGTGCCGGGAGTCGGTCGACGACCTGGCCGCACTCGGCATACTTGCAGCACCCGGTGATTTCTACGGTGCGGCCGGTGCCCAGCACGTCCGGATCGCACTCACGGCGACCGACGAACGAATTTCCGCAGCCGCGAAGAGATTGAATTCTTGA
- a CDS encoding citrate synthase yields the protein MTDQAPATFQAGDKTLEFGVIPATEGNDGYDISKLLSETGNVTLDVGFVNTASCKSAITYIDGGAGILRYRGYPIDQLAENSTFIEVSYLLIYGELPSKTELETFTERLRRHTMLHEDLKDLLAAFPRDAHPMSVLSAAVSALGTFYQDSLSISDRDQVELSTIRLLAKLPTIAAYAHKKSQGQPTLYPDNKLGLVENFLRMTFGFPAEDYEVDPVVARALDQLFILHADHEQNCSTSTVRLVGSGQANLFGSISAGIHALSGPLHGGANSAVLEMLAQIHTSGDDVDTFVKKVKNKEDGVKLMGFGHRVYKNYDPRAAIVKKSADAVLKAMGVNDPLLDIAMRLEQVALTDDYFVERKLYPNVDFYTGLIYKAMGFPTDMFTVLFAIGRLPGWIAQWREMIEDPATKIGRPRQIYVGATERDYVPTDNR from the coding sequence ATGACTGACCAGGCACCTGCCACGTTCCAGGCAGGGGACAAGACCCTCGAGTTCGGGGTCATCCCCGCGACCGAGGGCAACGACGGCTACGACATCTCGAAGCTGCTCAGCGAGACCGGCAACGTCACCCTCGACGTCGGCTTCGTCAACACTGCCTCATGCAAGTCGGCAATCACCTACATCGACGGCGGTGCCGGCATCCTGCGCTACCGCGGGTACCCGATCGACCAATTGGCGGAGAACTCGACGTTCATCGAGGTCTCCTACCTGCTGATCTACGGTGAGCTGCCGAGCAAGACCGAGCTGGAGACCTTCACCGAGCGCCTGCGCCGGCACACCATGCTGCACGAGGACCTGAAGGACCTGCTGGCGGCGTTCCCGCGGGACGCGCACCCGATGTCGGTGCTGTCCGCTGCGGTGTCCGCGCTCGGCACCTTCTACCAGGACTCGCTGTCCATCAGCGACCGCGACCAGGTGGAGCTGTCCACCATCCGGCTGCTGGCCAAGCTGCCGACCATCGCGGCATACGCACACAAGAAGAGCCAGGGCCAGCCGACCCTCTACCCGGACAACAAGCTGGGGCTGGTGGAGAACTTCCTGCGGATGACCTTCGGCTTCCCGGCCGAGGACTACGAGGTCGACCCGGTGGTCGCCCGCGCGCTGGACCAGCTGTTCATCCTGCACGCCGACCACGAGCAGAACTGTTCGACCTCGACCGTGCGCCTCGTCGGCTCGGGGCAGGCCAACCTGTTCGGCTCCATCTCGGCCGGTATCCACGCCCTGTCCGGCCCGCTGCACGGTGGCGCCAACTCGGCGGTGCTGGAGATGCTGGCGCAGATCCACACCAGCGGCGACGACGTCGACACCTTCGTGAAGAAGGTGAAGAACAAGGAGGACGGCGTCAAGCTGATGGGCTTCGGCCACCGGGTCTACAAGAACTACGACCCGCGCGCCGCCATCGTCAAGAAGTCCGCCGACGCCGTGCTGAAGGCGATGGGTGTCAACGACCCGCTGCTGGACATCGCGATGCGTCTGGAGCAGGTCGCGCTGACCGACGACTACTTCGTCGAGCGCAAGCTCTACCCGAACGTCGACTTCTACACCGGCCTGATCTACAAGGCGATGGGCTTCCCGACCGACATGTTCACGGTGCTCTTCGCCATCGGCCGGTTGCCGGGCTGGATCGCCCAGTGGCGCGAGATGATCGAGGACCCGGCGACCAAGATCGGCCGCCCGCGGCAGATCTACGTCGGTGCGACCGAGCGCGACTACGTCCCCACGGACAACCGTTGA
- a CDS encoding TIGR00730 family Rossman fold protein, translating to MTKEPEAYQKGATTLRRGHVPSTTTDQRLLDQSQDSGWVHTDPWRVMRIQAEFVEGFGTLAELGPAVSVFGSARLKPGSDFYAKGVELGRLLTDAGYAVITGGGPGAMEAANKGAYEAGGTSVGLGIELPFESGLNPYVDLGVNFRYFFARKTMFVKYAQGYVVLPGGFGTLDELFEAVTLAQTQKITSFPIVLLGTKFWAPLLGFIHDTLYTEGMIAEKDLHRLRVVDEPAEAVAIIASDGDNLGASRPE from the coding sequence GTGACCAAGGAACCCGAGGCATATCAGAAGGGCGCGACCACCCTGCGCCGCGGCCACGTCCCGTCGACGACCACCGACCAGCGCCTGCTCGACCAGTCCCAGGACTCGGGGTGGGTGCACACCGACCCGTGGCGGGTGATGCGGATCCAGGCGGAGTTCGTCGAGGGGTTCGGCACCCTCGCCGAGCTGGGCCCGGCGGTGAGCGTCTTCGGTTCGGCCCGGCTGAAGCCCGGCAGCGACTTCTACGCCAAGGGCGTCGAACTCGGCCGCCTGCTCACGGATGCGGGCTACGCGGTGATCACCGGGGGCGGGCCGGGCGCCATGGAAGCGGCCAACAAGGGTGCCTACGAAGCGGGCGGCACCAGCGTCGGGCTGGGCATCGAGCTGCCGTTCGAGTCCGGGCTGAACCCGTACGTCGATCTCGGCGTCAACTTCCGGTACTTCTTCGCCCGCAAGACGATGTTCGTGAAGTACGCCCAGGGGTATGTCGTGCTGCCCGGCGGCTTCGGCACGCTCGACGAGCTGTTCGAGGCGGTGACGCTGGCGCAGACGCAGAAGATCACCAGCTTCCCGATCGTGCTGCTCGGCACGAAGTTCTGGGCGCCGTTGCTCGGCTTCATCCACGACACGCTGTATACCGAGGGCATGATCGCCGAGAAGGACCTGCACCGGTTGCGGGTCGTCGACGAGCCGGCCGAAGCGGTGGCCATCATCGCCTCCGACGGCGACAACCTCGGAGCCAGCCGGCCGGAGTGA